A single Mangrovimonas sp. YM274 DNA region contains:
- a CDS encoding glycosyltransferase family 4 protein: MKVPKKALIITYYWPPAGGPGVQRWLKFVKYLPQFTVEPIVFCPENPNYPIVDQNMLNEVPEGITVLKFPIKEPYRFANFISKNKASEISSGVIPKAKKQSFVQKLLLYVRGNFFIPDARKNWVRPSVEFLSEYISKNNIETIITTGPPHSLHLIGMQLKARLGVTWIADFRDPWTTIGYHKELKLSKSSKEKHLKLEQQVLQTANHILVTSNNTKLEFETKTSQPITVITNGYDTHKVARPKKDKKFTMSHIGSLLSERNPVQFWQAIAELIEENEAFRKVFQLNLTGVVSDDVLQSIYKHNLREYVRLEGYVPHSEAIKAQMQSQVLLLIEIDSEDTKVIIPGKLFEYMISNTPIIAIGPRQSDVERIIKETNTGHYFYYDEKQRIKSQILLYFEAYKANSLVTQPIGLQQYSRKSLTEKLSKLI; the protein is encoded by the coding sequence ATGAAAGTGCCTAAAAAAGCACTCATTATAACATATTATTGGCCTCCAGCTGGCGGACCTGGAGTGCAACGCTGGTTGAAATTCGTAAAGTATTTGCCACAATTTACTGTGGAACCTATCGTGTTTTGTCCGGAGAACCCCAATTATCCTATTGTGGACCAAAATATGTTGAATGAAGTTCCGGAAGGCATCACGGTTTTAAAATTTCCTATTAAAGAACCCTATCGTTTTGCCAATTTCATTTCCAAGAACAAAGCCAGTGAGATTAGCTCTGGGGTAATTCCAAAAGCCAAAAAGCAATCCTTTGTTCAAAAGCTATTGCTGTATGTTCGTGGTAACTTTTTTATTCCAGATGCTCGTAAAAACTGGGTAAGACCTTCGGTTGAATTTCTTTCAGAATATATCTCAAAGAATAACATTGAAACGATTATAACCACAGGACCTCCACATAGCTTGCATTTAATAGGAATGCAGTTAAAGGCTAGATTAGGAGTGACTTGGATTGCAGATTTTAGGGATCCCTGGACTACGATTGGTTATCACAAGGAACTTAAGCTTTCTAAATCTTCTAAAGAAAAGCACTTGAAATTGGAGCAGCAAGTGCTGCAAACTGCCAACCATATTTTGGTAACAAGTAATAACACTAAATTGGAGTTTGAAACCAAAACGAGTCAGCCTATAACGGTTATCACCAACGGATACGATACTCATAAGGTCGCTAGACCCAAAAAGGATAAAAAGTTTACGATGTCCCATATCGGGTCTTTGTTGTCTGAACGTAATCCTGTTCAATTTTGGCAAGCTATTGCTGAGTTGATTGAAGAAAATGAAGCCTTCCGTAAAGTGTTTCAACTTAATTTGACAGGGGTGGTTAGCGACGATGTACTTCAGAGTATTTATAAGCATAACCTAAGGGAATATGTTCGTTTAGAGGGATATGTGCCGCATAGCGAAGCGATAAAAGCCCAAATGCAATCACAGGTGTTGTTGTTAATCGAAATAGATTCTGAAGATACCAAAGTGATCATTCCCGGGAAATTATTTGAGTATATGATTTCCAATACGCCCATAATTGCTATTGGGCCTAGACAGTCTGATGTGGAACGAATTATTAAGGAAACCAACACAGGACACTATTTTTACTACGATGAAAAGCAGCGTATAAAGTCGCAAATATTATTGTATTTTGAAGCTTACAAAGCAAATTCATTGGTAACACAGCCTATTGGTTTGCAACAATACAGTAGAAAATCATTGACTGAAAAACTGTCCAAACTAATTTAA
- a CDS encoding lipopolysaccharide biosynthesis protein yields the protein MGIVIKQSFKNTVSTYLGFGIGAINTLFLYTNFISDEYYGLVGFILSAANIMMPLMAFGVQNTMIKFYSTYKTKNSINSFLTLMLFLPLAMAIPIGGIGFFAHDMISNWLGAENEIVKGYVWHIFITAVAMAYFEVFFAWAKVQMQTVFGNFMKEVFHRIAIMILLFAVYFNWFTVEQFINALVGVYVLRMVVMKLYAYSVRWPVIRFSKIENLSAILKYSSLIIIAGSIATLILDIDKFMLGKLRPDIEEVAYYSVAIFIATVIAVPQRAMHQILMPLTAKLLNDKNTVELRGLYQRSSLNLYVVSGLIFLLIVLNINELYLIIPKEFREGLLVVFLISAAKLYDNVMGNNNAILFNSDYYRMVLFFGVLLTILIVLLNLVFIPKYGMNGAAIATFIAIFIYNSIKIYFVKMKFGIWPFSKGTVQLSLLIVLLLPLFYVWDFPFHPILNICLKSFLIVLLYGLLVFKFRISQDIHELVEKRFKK from the coding sequence ATGGGAATTGTCATTAAACAATCCTTTAAAAACACAGTCAGTACATATCTAGGATTTGGTATTGGTGCCATCAATACTTTGTTTTTGTATACCAATTTCATTTCTGACGAATATTATGGATTGGTTGGTTTTATCTTATCTGCGGCCAATATCATGATGCCTTTAATGGCTTTTGGGGTGCAGAACACCATGATTAAGTTTTATTCAACTTATAAAACCAAAAATAGCATCAACAGTTTTTTAACCTTAATGTTGTTTTTGCCTTTGGCAATGGCTATTCCAATAGGGGGTATAGGCTTTTTTGCCCATGATATGATTTCCAATTGGTTGGGTGCCGAAAATGAAATCGTGAAAGGCTACGTGTGGCATATTTTTATCACAGCTGTGGCTATGGCCTATTTTGAAGTGTTTTTTGCTTGGGCCAAAGTACAGATGCAAACGGTTTTTGGAAATTTCATGAAGGAAGTATTCCACCGAATAGCGATTATGATCCTCCTATTTGCCGTTTATTTTAATTGGTTTACCGTAGAACAGTTTATAAATGCTTTGGTTGGGGTATATGTGCTAAGGATGGTGGTAATGAAACTGTATGCGTATAGTGTGCGTTGGCCGGTGATTCGATTTTCTAAAATTGAAAATTTGAGTGCTATTTTAAAGTATTCGTCGCTTATCATCATAGCAGGTTCTATAGCAACGCTTATTTTGGATATTGATAAGTTCATGTTGGGTAAGTTACGGCCAGATATTGAAGAAGTGGCTTATTATAGTGTGGCCATTTTTATAGCCACCGTTATTGCGGTGCCTCAAAGGGCGATGCACCAAATTTTGATGCCTTTAACTGCAAAATTGTTAAATGATAAAAACACGGTGGAGCTAAGGGGACTTTACCAAAGGTCCTCACTAAACCTCTACGTAGTAAGTGGCTTGATTTTTTTGTTGATTGTTTTGAATATTAATGAGCTTTATTTAATTATTCCAAAGGAATTTAGAGAAGGCTTGTTAGTGGTGTTTTTGATTAGTGCAGCAAAATTATACGATAATGTGATGGGGAATAACAACGCCATTTTGTTCAACAGTGATTATTATAGAATGGTCTTGTTTTTTGGGGTATTGTTGACCATTTTAATTGTTCTGTTAAATTTAGTCTTTATTCCTAAGTATGGAATGAATGGAGCGGCAATAGCAACCTTTATAGCTATATTTATCTATAACTCTATAAAAATATACTTTGTCAAAATGAAATTTGGAATATGGCCCTTTAGTAAGGGGACAGTGCAATTAAGCTTATTGATTGTATTGCTATTGCCTCTGTTCTATGTATGGGATTTTCCGTTTCATCCAATATTAAATATTTGTTTAAAATCGTTTTTGATTGTCTTGTTATACGGTTTACTGGTTTTTAAATTTCGGATTTCCCAGGATATCCATGAGCTTGTAGAGAAGAGATTTAAAAAATAG
- a CDS encoding transporter: MNQIQSMKTYLLLFAFFATSLSFGQYTDVINSNRPGVSRSAFSVGTNVLQFEMGPYFVKEKHTPLQYEVSGFGADFMARYGLFFEQLEVSLEGTYQNDKFTDNRSAISSETKRSNFKNFTLGAKYLIYDPYKNQEDKPNVYSYHANRKFQWKSLIPAVSAFVGANFDSKDNPYTAPDVEGFSPKVMIATQNNFSNGWVLVLNLIKDRIGSDYSDFQYIITLTKSLNEQWVLFGETQGIKSDFYADNLFRFGGAYLWSKDFQLDTAITLNTKDTPSVFNVNLGASYRFDFHKDKEPDNNNSAKDEMKRKQRANKHKNKIDTDF, encoded by the coding sequence ATGAACCAGATACAATCTATGAAGACCTATTTATTGTTATTCGCATTTTTTGCCACATCCCTATCTTTTGGCCAATATACTGATGTTATCAATTCTAACCGCCCAGGTGTTTCAAGAAGTGCCTTCTCTGTTGGTACCAATGTGCTTCAATTTGAAATGGGGCCATACTTTGTAAAAGAAAAACACACGCCTCTTCAATACGAGGTATCTGGTTTTGGAGCCGACTTCATGGCTAGATACGGCCTGTTTTTTGAACAGTTGGAAGTTAGCTTGGAAGGCACCTATCAAAACGATAAATTTACAGATAATCGTTCTGCCATTTCTTCCGAGACGAAGCGTTCCAACTTTAAAAACTTTACGCTTGGTGCCAAATATTTAATTTACGACCCTTATAAAAACCAAGAAGACAAACCTAATGTCTATAGCTACCATGCCAACCGAAAATTTCAATGGAAATCCTTAATTCCGGCCGTTTCTGCTTTTGTTGGCGCCAATTTTGACTCTAAAGACAATCCGTATACTGCCCCAGATGTAGAAGGCTTTAGCCCTAAGGTTATGATTGCTACCCAAAATAATTTCAGTAATGGTTGGGTATTGGTTTTGAACTTAATCAAAGACAGAATAGGTTCTGATTATTCCGATTTTCAATACATCATCACCTTAACAAAATCCCTAAACGAACAATGGGTGTTGTTTGGGGAAACTCAAGGCATCAAAAGTGACTTTTACGCCGATAATTTGTTTAGATTTGGCGGCGCTTATTTGTGGAGCAAAGATTTTCAATTGGATACGGCCATAACCCTAAATACCAAAGATACGCCTTCAGTATTTAACGTAAACCTAGGGGCTTCTTATCGATTTGATTTCCACAAGGATAAAGAACCAGATAACAACAATTCGGCCAAAGATGAAATGAAGCGAAAGCAACGTGCCAATAAGCACAAAAATAAAATAGACACCGATTTTTAA
- a CDS encoding GNAT family N-acetyltransferase, which produces MITVKEIHSKKELKAFVKFPFKLYKDNKYWVPPMINDEVESFDPELNPVFKHAQASYFLAYRDNEIVGRIAAIINWTEVKTQDKKVRFGWFDVIDDVEVTKALLDKVIAYGKAHNLEFIEGPMGFSNLDKVGVLTEGYDQLSTMITWYNHPYYVTHLEKLGYIKQKEYIEGHFDVDKVKPEQFERMVPLISRRYGVRALNFSNTKDLLPYVDRMFDLFNQTYANLASFVAISEEQKAYFKKKYIPLINPNYIKFILDRDDNIIAFSIVLPSFSKAIQKAKGKMFPFGFYHLLKAKKHCEEAVFYLIGVHPEYQNKGVTALIFKEFYDSFRKDGVKRCIRTPELEENMAIHQLWKNFDSPVTKRRRTYRKDI; this is translated from the coding sequence ATGATTACAGTTAAAGAAATACATTCTAAAAAGGAACTAAAGGCATTCGTTAAATTTCCCTTCAAACTATATAAGGATAATAAATATTGGGTTCCACCAATGATTAATGATGAAGTGGAAAGTTTTGATCCCGAATTAAACCCTGTATTCAAGCATGCCCAGGCCTCTTACTTTTTAGCTTATCGTGATAATGAGATTGTAGGAAGAATTGCAGCCATCATTAACTGGACCGAAGTAAAAACACAAGACAAAAAAGTTAGATTTGGATGGTTTGATGTTATTGATGATGTTGAAGTTACCAAAGCGCTATTGGATAAGGTTATTGCATATGGAAAAGCTCATAACCTTGAGTTTATTGAGGGTCCAATGGGATTCTCTAATTTGGATAAGGTTGGTGTTTTAACGGAAGGATACGACCAATTAAGTACCATGATTACCTGGTACAACCACCCATATTATGTTACCCATCTTGAAAAGTTGGGGTACATCAAACAAAAAGAATATATTGAAGGACATTTTGATGTAGATAAGGTAAAACCCGAACAATTTGAAAGAATGGTTCCTCTTATCTCAAGGAGATATGGAGTTCGTGCTCTTAATTTTTCTAATACGAAAGATCTTCTGCCGTATGTTGACAGAATGTTTGACCTTTTTAACCAAACCTACGCCAATCTAGCCTCCTTTGTTGCCATTTCTGAGGAGCAAAAAGCTTATTTTAAAAAGAAGTACATTCCTCTAATCAACCCTAACTATATAAAATTTATACTAGATAGGGATGACAACATCATTGCTTTTTCCATTGTGTTGCCTTCTTTTTCAAAGGCAATCCAAAAGGCGAAAGGAAAAATGTTCCCTTTTGGATTTTATCATTTATTAAAGGCCAAAAAACATTGTGAAGAAGCAGTGTTCTATTTAATAGGGGTACATCCAGAATATCAAAACAAAGGGGTTACAGCTCTTATTTTTAAGGAATTCTATGACTCCTTCAGAAAGGACGGCGTTAAGCGCTGTATAAGAACTCCTGAGTTGGAAGAAAACATGGCCATCCATCAATTATGGAAAAATTTCGACTCTCCCGTAACAAAACGAAGAAGGACCTACCGAAAAGACATCTAA
- a CDS encoding DUF3667 domain-containing protein, translated as MDQSEITCKNCENNFDAQFEFCPYCGQKVDEQLTLGVLFYNTISNYFSFDARFFKSFIPLMTRPGYLASKFIGGKRLLYLHPAQMYLFISVVFFFVFSFVTREQTQKLDTALKSEFEHKKEYLDSIKRAVSDSVTVAEVNQKLKDSKVGFQLDESGFKVLDSLKAPKEKEVLKTGFNFNQEAIDSLIASGAPDEDIYKEMGMDDDDSAFTRRLYHQALKFYKNRSGGSILQAFYDSIPISMFILLPIFALILKLFFYRKGKYAHHLVFTFYFFSFLFMVFSILVICNLVWKGFPGWINSFIMFSTFFYLLIAIKKFYRQGWFLSFLKASIVSFSFLMFVIPLAVIVMGVSAFMFY; from the coding sequence ATGGATCAATCTGAGATTACTTGTAAAAATTGTGAAAATAATTTTGATGCTCAATTTGAGTTTTGTCCCTATTGCGGTCAAAAGGTTGATGAACAGTTAACTTTAGGAGTTTTGTTCTATAATACCATCAGTAATTACTTTTCTTTTGATGCCCGTTTTTTTAAGAGTTTTATTCCCTTAATGACCAGGCCTGGCTATTTGGCAAGTAAATTTATTGGCGGAAAACGCTTGTTGTATTTGCATCCTGCACAGATGTATCTGTTTATTTCGGTTGTTTTTTTCTTCGTGTTCTCATTTGTTACTAGAGAACAAACTCAAAAGTTGGATACAGCTCTAAAATCCGAATTTGAGCATAAAAAAGAATATTTAGATTCTATTAAACGAGCAGTTTCAGATTCGGTAACAGTTGCAGAGGTAAATCAAAAACTGAAAGATTCCAAGGTTGGTTTCCAATTGGACGAATCTGGTTTTAAGGTTTTGGATTCCTTGAAGGCGCCAAAAGAAAAAGAGGTGCTTAAAACTGGATTCAATTTTAATCAGGAAGCCATAGATTCTTTAATTGCTTCTGGTGCTCCTGATGAGGATATTTATAAAGAAATGGGAATGGACGACGACGACAGTGCTTTTACCAGGCGTTTGTATCACCAAGCATTAAAATTTTATAAGAATAGGAGTGGAGGCTCTATTTTGCAAGCATTTTATGATAGCATTCCTATTTCCATGTTTATTTTGCTTCCAATTTTTGCACTAATTTTAAAGTTGTTTTTCTATCGAAAGGGAAAGTATGCGCACCATCTGGTTTTTACCTTTTACTTTTTCTCTTTCTTATTCATGGTTTTTAGCATATTGGTAATCTGTAATTTGGTTTGGAAAGGGTTTCCAGGTTGGATAAACAGTTTTATTATGTTTTCAACCTTCTTTTATTTATTGATTGCCATTAAAAAGTTCTATAGGCAAGGATGGTTTTTAAGTTTTTTAAAGGCTAGTATTGTATCCTTTAGCTTCTTGATGTTTGTAATTCCGTTGGCAGTAATTGTAATGGGAGTTTCAGCATTTATGTTTTACTAA
- a CDS encoding YfhO family protein — MHFPIRKILPHLLVLVGFIVVSLAYFSPVLKGKEIFQSDIMHYKGMAKQQNDFREETGTETYWTNSAFGGMPTYQLGAHYPHNYIKKLDLTLRFLPRPADYLFLYFIGFYILLLVLKVDFKLAGLGALAFGFSTYLIIILGVGHNAKAHAIAYMPLVLSGIILTFRKKYIGGFLLTAVALALEICANHFQMTYYLLLLVLVLGVAYLVDAYRKKELPHFFKSVGMMAVAAILAVGLNATNIMATQEYVKESTRGKSELTINADGSPREVTSGLSKDYITEYSYGLLETFNLFIPRFMGGGSHEDVGPDSAMYKFYTNIGASPVEAAREVQATPTYWGDQSIVEAPAYIGAVVLFLFVLALFLLQGRLKWWLVGGSILSLLLSYGKNLGFLTDLFIDYVPLYNKFRAVSSIQVILELCVPVLAILGLTQLFKNEDSKGTKEKALKYSAMITGGLALIFLLFKSSFLDFVGINDGYFRQAYGEYGQSFVDALREDRKSMFTADTIRTLVLVLLASGTIFLFLRKKLSQGKVILVIALLIVFDLVGVDRRYVNNDNFVSSLKVNNPYQASAVDLEIMKDQSHYRVFDLTSGGARASYFHNSLSGYHAAKLGRYNELYEFHVSKNNMEVLNMLNTKYIIAQDEKGNVFPYTNEEANGNAWFVSDLKAVETANEEILLLDSLNTKTTAISSLPIESKKFSVDSLATITLTDFKPNYLKYSSNNKNDGFVVFSEIYYGQGWQAYVDGVETDHVRVNYVLRGMNVPSGTHTIEFKFEPKVIATGSKISLASSIVLVLLLIGGGFLGYKKINESA, encoded by the coding sequence ATGCATTTTCCAATCAGAAAAATTCTTCCACACTTACTGGTTTTAGTAGGTTTTATTGTTGTTTCATTAGCATATTTTAGTCCCGTTTTAAAAGGAAAGGAAATCTTCCAAAGTGATATTATGCACTATAAGGGGATGGCCAAACAACAAAACGATTTTAGAGAGGAAACAGGTACAGAAACCTATTGGACCAACAGTGCTTTTGGAGGAATGCCAACCTATCAATTGGGAGCACATTATCCCCATAACTACATCAAGAAATTAGATTTAACGCTTCGGTTTTTACCAAGACCAGCCGATTATCTATTTCTATATTTTATAGGGTTTTATATTCTATTATTGGTGCTAAAGGTGGACTTTAAGTTAGCAGGATTGGGAGCTTTGGCTTTCGGTTTTTCCACCTATCTTATTATTATTTTAGGAGTAGGACACAATGCCAAAGCACATGCTATTGCTTATATGCCTTTAGTATTGAGTGGAATTATACTCACCTTTAGAAAGAAGTATATTGGAGGTTTTCTACTAACTGCCGTTGCCTTGGCTTTGGAAATCTGTGCTAACCACTTTCAAATGACCTATTACTTGCTGTTGTTAGTGTTGGTTTTAGGTGTTGCTTATTTGGTGGATGCTTATAGAAAAAAGGAATTACCACATTTTTTTAAATCCGTTGGAATGATGGCTGTAGCAGCTATTTTGGCCGTAGGACTGAATGCCACGAACATCATGGCGACTCAAGAATATGTTAAAGAAAGTACCCGCGGCAAAAGTGAATTGACCATAAATGCCGATGGTTCCCCTAGAGAAGTTACTAGTGGTTTAAGTAAAGATTACATCACCGAATATAGTTATGGATTGTTGGAAACATTTAATTTGTTTATCCCTCGATTTATGGGAGGTGGTAGCCATGAAGATGTGGGGCCAGATTCTGCCATGTATAAGTTTTATACCAATATTGGGGCCTCTCCAGTAGAGGCTGCAAGAGAAGTGCAGGCCACACCTACGTATTGGGGAGACCAAAGCATTGTGGAAGCACCTGCCTATATTGGCGCGGTGGTATTATTTCTCTTTGTTTTAGCTTTGTTTTTGCTGCAGGGTCGCTTAAAATGGTGGCTTGTGGGAGGCTCTATACTATCCTTATTATTGTCTTACGGAAAGAATTTAGGGTTCCTAACAGATCTATTTATAGACTATGTCCCATTATATAACAAATTTAGGGCTGTTAGTTCCATTCAGGTGATTTTGGAATTGTGTGTTCCTGTATTGGCTATTTTGGGGCTTACCCAATTATTTAAAAATGAAGACAGTAAGGGAACCAAGGAAAAGGCTTTAAAGTATTCGGCGATGATTACGGGTGGTTTGGCTTTAATCTTTTTATTGTTTAAATCTTCTTTCTTGGATTTTGTTGGTATAAATGATGGCTATTTCCGTCAGGCTTATGGTGAATATGGTCAAAGTTTTGTAGATGCCTTAAGAGAAGATAGAAAGTCTATGTTTACAGCAGATACCATCAGAACGTTGGTTTTGGTACTATTGGCTTCCGGAACTATTTTCTTATTCCTTCGCAAAAAATTGTCGCAAGGAAAAGTTATTTTGGTAATTGCCTTATTGATTGTGTTTGACTTGGTTGGTGTGGATCGACGCTATGTGAACAATGATAATTTTGTATCCTCTTTAAAGGTGAATAATCCTTATCAAGCTTCTGCGGTGGATCTGGAAATCATGAAGGATCAATCGCATTATAGAGTGTTTGATTTAACTTCAGGAGGAGCTAGAGCTTCTTATTTCCATAACTCTTTAAGTGGATATCACGCTGCGAAATTGGGACGTTATAATGAATTGTATGAGTTCCATGTGTCCAAAAACAATATGGAAGTGCTCAATATGTTGAATACAAAGTACATCATTGCTCAAGATGAAAAAGGAAATGTGTTTCCTTACACCAATGAAGAAGCTAATGGTAATGCTTGGTTTGTTTCGGACTTGAAAGCTGTTGAAACGGCTAATGAGGAAATTTTGTTATTGGATAGTTTGAATACCAAAACTACGGCGATTTCTTCTTTGCCAATTGAATCGAAAAAGTTTTCGGTAGATTCTTTAGCGACGATCACTTTAACTGATTTTAAACCGAATTACCTAAAATATTCTTCCAATAATAAGAATGATGGTTTTGTAGTGTTTTCTGAAATTTACTATGGTCAAGGTTGGCAAGCCTATGTAGATGGCGTTGAGACAGATCACGTTAGAGTCAATTATGTATTGAGAGGAATGAATGTGCCATCGGGTACACACACCATAGAGTTTAAGTTTGAACCAAAAGTAATCGCAACAGGTAGTAAGATTTCCTTAGCGAGTTCCATTGTATTGGTTCTGTTACTTATTGGAGGTGGATTTTTAGGATATAAAAAAATAAATGAAAGTGCCTAA
- a CDS encoding DUF4834 family protein, translating to MLQTASAVGLLRTILIILLIYYGLKILSRIFAPYLVRYMSKKMQERFGGQFQQQQPYREKEKQNVGETVIDKMPKTDASSNKTVGEYIDYEEID from the coding sequence ATGTTGCAAACAGCATCTGCGGTGGGCCTTTTACGAACAATATTAATTATACTGCTGATTTATTACGGATTGAAAATTCTTTCTAGAATTTTTGCACCTTACTTGGTACGTTATATGTCCAAAAAAATGCAGGAACGCTTTGGAGGGCAATTCCAACAGCAACAACCATATAGAGAAAAGGAAAAACAAAACGTTGGGGAAACGGTCATTGATAAGATGCCCAAAACCGACGCGTCTTCAAATAAAACCGTAGGAGAATATATAGATTACGAAGAAATTGATTAA